One genomic region from bacterium encodes:
- a CDS encoding heterodisulfide reductase-related iron-sulfur binding cluster, whose translation MATEAFSAAAYAPGRDAANPFHGPEGLDRDRIQTCIHCGLCTTSCPTFALLGNEMDSPRGRIYLMRSVYDGEIEASPTVIKHLDRCLDCRACETACPSGVKYGSLIEAARECLEKVRRRGPGERLVRWFLFRWLLPKRWMLLAAGFFGRLYQKTLLGPLARGLGLVPEKLRRLEPMMPEVPPLEAMRPLPAEVAAIGEEKYRVAFFGGCLQSLLFGDVNRAAVRTLAANGARVVFPRGQTCCGALQAHAGDRDTARRLARENLEAFNPAEYDAIVLAVSGCGAMLHEYGELLAGDPHLADRARRFSEKAMDVSVFLAQAGIRPTHHPEPQRVAYHHPCHLVHAMKVREQPLKVLDAIVNVESVPLKESDWCCGSAGSYNLTQTEISMQLLDRKMGHIAAAGAPVLCTGNPGCQIQIEFGARARGMSLRVVHPVVLLDEAYRAEGVYQGAALP comes from the coding sequence ATGGCCACCGAAGCGTTCAGCGCCGCGGCATATGCGCCGGGAAGGGATGCGGCCAATCCCTTCCACGGGCCGGAGGGCCTCGATCGCGATCGGATCCAGACCTGCATTCACTGCGGGCTGTGCACGACCAGCTGCCCGACGTTCGCGCTCCTCGGAAACGAGATGGACTCGCCCCGGGGGCGGATCTATCTCATGCGAAGCGTCTACGACGGCGAGATAGAGGCGAGCCCCACCGTCATCAAACACCTGGACCGCTGCCTCGACTGCCGGGCCTGCGAGACCGCCTGCCCCTCGGGGGTGAAGTACGGCTCGCTGATCGAGGCCGCGCGCGAGTGTCTCGAAAAGGTGCGCCGCAGAGGGCCGGGCGAGCGGCTGGTCCGCTGGTTCCTCTTCCGGTGGCTTCTGCCCAAGCGATGGATGCTGCTGGCGGCCGGGTTCTTCGGCCGGCTGTATCAAAAGACGCTGCTCGGCCCGCTGGCGCGCGGGTTGGGGCTGGTGCCGGAAAAACTCCGGCGCCTCGAGCCCATGATGCCCGAGGTGCCGCCCCTGGAGGCGATGCGTCCGCTGCCCGCGGAAGTGGCCGCCATCGGCGAGGAAAAGTACCGGGTGGCCTTTTTCGGCGGATGTCTCCAATCGCTCCTGTTCGGGGATGTGAACCGGGCCGCCGTGCGCACCCTGGCGGCGAACGGCGCGCGGGTGGTTTTCCCCCGGGGACAGACCTGCTGCGGCGCCCTTCAGGCCCACGCCGGCGATCGGGATACGGCGCGCCGGCTGGCCCGGGAAAACCTGGAAGCCTTCAACCCCGCGGAATACGATGCGATCGTCCTCGCGGTGTCGGGATGCGGCGCCATGCTCCATGAATACGGAGAGCTACTGGCGGGAGACCCCCACCTCGCGGACCGCGCCCGCCGCTTCAGCGAGAAGGCGATGGACGTGAGCGTCTTTCTGGCCCAGGCGGGGATTCGCCCAACGCACCACCCCGAGCCCCAGCGGGTCGCCTACCATCATCCTTGCCATCTGGTGCACGCCATGAAAGTCCGCGAGCAGCCGCTGAAGGTGCTCGATGCCATCGTCAACGTCGAATCGGTTCCCCTGAAGGAGAGCGATTGGTGCTGCGGCTCGGCGGGGAGCTACAACCTCACCCAGACCGAGATATCCATGCAGCTGCTCGATCGGAAGATGGGTCACATCGCGGCGGCGGGAGCCCCCGTTTTGTGCACGGGAAATCCCGGATGCCAGATTCAGATCGAATTCGGCGCCAGGGCGCGGGGGATGTCCCTTCGCGTCGTCCATCCGGTCGTTCTTCTGGACGAGGCTTACCGCGCAGAGGGCGTGTATCAGGGCGCGGCGCTGCCCTAG
- a CDS encoding FAD-binding oxidoreductase: MAASLDAFAQNVAADTGGPSVLSEEGVSDYEVCGALPALVARPADHEAVVRILARAAESGLGVIPCGGRTGRETGYRPERYDVALSTERLSGAVDFLQDDLTAVVGAGMTVEALNRLTSPARQTAGLDPPHPSRATLGGTLMAERSGPMRIRWGRARDRVMRMRVALPSGETHTYGALVVKNVTGYDMNRLFAGSWGTLGVVTELAVRLYKMPEREGAAAAGFPTADAVFSAARKLTGLPLSPMWAEVLNAERAGALAQAAPELALPGPWCLAVAVGDFEEGFREQMGRVPDFLVREGGSDPVSFEDERSRQLGKALADPPGGRFSGANVLAMRASGRMDALPRFADAAQGAASAAGGRVAVCAHAGSGVLRAWVHADANAAAMKVAWRRFSEGCRARVEPSSGRSVHVRLDTCPAHLREEVAVWGEDAMEAVSLDLMRRIKEQFDPKRVLSPGRFAGRI, encoded by the coding sequence ATGGCGGCCTCTCTCGATGCCTTTGCGCAAAATGTGGCGGCCGATACCGGCGGACCTTCCGTTTTGTCCGAAGAAGGTGTTTCCGATTACGAGGTATGCGGCGCCTTGCCCGCGCTCGTCGCACGGCCTGCGGACCATGAGGCCGTCGTCCGGATACTCGCCCGCGCAGCCGAGTCGGGGCTGGGCGTCATCCCCTGCGGCGGGAGGACCGGCCGGGAAACCGGGTACCGGCCCGAGCGGTACGATGTGGCCCTCTCCACCGAGCGATTGTCGGGCGCGGTGGATTTTCTCCAGGACGATTTGACCGCCGTCGTGGGGGCCGGAATGACGGTGGAGGCCCTCAACCGGCTGACTTCGCCGGCACGGCAGACGGCGGGGCTCGATCCCCCCCATCCGTCGCGGGCCACCCTCGGCGGCACCTTGATGGCGGAGCGCTCCGGCCCGATGAGAATCCGCTGGGGGCGGGCGCGGGATCGGGTGATGCGGATGCGCGTCGCGCTGCCGAGCGGGGAGACACACACCTACGGCGCGCTTGTCGTGAAAAACGTGACGGGCTACGACATGAACCGCCTGTTCGCGGGAAGCTGGGGCACGCTCGGCGTGGTGACGGAGTTGGCGGTCCGCCTCTACAAGATGCCCGAACGCGAAGGGGCCGCTGCCGCGGGTTTCCCGACGGCGGATGCCGTCTTTTCGGCAGCGCGAAAACTCACAGGATTGCCGCTCTCTCCGATGTGGGCGGAGGTATTGAACGCGGAGCGGGCCGGAGCGCTCGCGCAAGCGGCGCCGGAGCTCGCCCTGCCGGGGCCCTGGTGCCTGGCCGTTGCGGTCGGTGATTTCGAGGAAGGCTTCCGGGAGCAGATGGGCCGGGTGCCGGATTTCCTGGTGCGCGAGGGGGGGAGCGATCCGGTCTCTTTCGAGGATGAGAGGAGCCGGCAACTGGGAAAGGCGCTGGCGGATCCTCCGGGCGGCAGATTTTCGGGGGCGAATGTTCTGGCCATGCGCGCCTCGGGCCGGATGGATGCGCTTCCCCGTTTCGCCGATGCGGCGCAGGGGGCGGCATCGGCCGCGGGGGGCCGCGTCGCGGTGTGTGCCCATGCGGGCAGCGGCGTTTTGCGGGCGTGGGTTCATGCGGATGCCAACGCCGCGGCGATGAAAGTGGCCTGGCGGCGCTTTTCCGAGGGATGCCGGGCAAGGGTGGAACCATCCTCCGGCCGCTCGGTTCACGTCCGCCTCGATACCTGCCCGGCGCACCTTCGCGAGGAGGTGGCGGTTTGGGGCGAGGACGCCATGGAGGCGGTTTCGCTCGATCTGATGCGGCGTATCAAGGAGCAGTTCGATCCGAAGCGGGTTTTGAGCCCGGGGCGTTTTGCGGGAAGGATTTAG
- a CDS encoding FAD-binding protein — MDPAAFIAKLTEIVGEDFIHTAPEALKTYECDALTIYKGVPSAVVLPEDTEEVRQIVLACRGAGVPLIARGAGTCLSGGATPAPGGVLVVFTRMNKILDVDYENRLARVQPGVVNLHLTQETSPHGFHYAPDPSSQMACTIGGNAAENSGGPHCLKYGMTTNHIQEMIVVLGSGEVVRLGADGDEVPGYDLRGIFIGSEGTFAVTTELIVRLTPNPEGVRTMLASFPSVTDACQTVSDTIAAGCVPAAMELMDRYTLEAIEAIMKAGYPKDAEAVLLIELDGLFSSMKPLEKMIRDICEKNRCSDFRMAETEAERASLWKGRKNAFGAFGAIAPCYYCLDGTVPRSKLAQVLEEFDQIGREHGFRITNVFHAGDGSLHPNVLFDDRNPGETERAIACGADVLRACIRAGGVLSGEHGIGIEKIREMRDQFDAETLSGMERLRDAIDPEGLLNPGKLIPGGEVEFPVAQRGGITRMPAGISK; from the coding sequence ATGGACCCGGCGGCCTTCATCGCAAAACTCACGGAAATCGTCGGGGAGGATTTCATCCACACCGCGCCGGAAGCCTTGAAGACCTATGAGTGCGATGCGTTGACGATTTACAAGGGCGTTCCTTCCGCGGTGGTCCTCCCGGAGGATACGGAGGAGGTGCGGCAAATCGTCCTGGCCTGCCGCGGGGCTGGCGTCCCGCTGATCGCCCGCGGAGCGGGAACCTGCCTTTCCGGCGGCGCAACGCCCGCCCCGGGCGGCGTTCTCGTCGTTTTCACGCGGATGAACAAGATTCTCGATGTGGATTATGAGAACCGCCTCGCCCGCGTCCAGCCGGGGGTGGTGAACCTTCATCTCACCCAGGAGACTTCTCCGCACGGGTTTCACTATGCCCCCGACCCTTCGAGCCAGATGGCGTGCACCATCGGCGGAAACGCCGCGGAAAACTCCGGCGGTCCCCATTGTCTCAAGTACGGGATGACGACGAACCACATCCAGGAGATGATCGTGGTGCTCGGGAGCGGAGAGGTGGTTCGCCTCGGTGCGGATGGGGATGAAGTGCCCGGCTACGACCTCCGGGGAATTTTCATCGGCTCCGAGGGGACGTTCGCGGTCACCACCGAGCTGATCGTCCGCCTGACGCCCAACCCCGAGGGGGTGCGGACGATGCTGGCCAGTTTTCCAAGCGTTACCGACGCCTGCCAGACGGTGAGCGACACCATCGCGGCGGGCTGTGTTCCGGCGGCGATGGAATTGATGGATCGCTACACCCTTGAGGCCATCGAAGCCATCATGAAGGCGGGCTATCCCAAGGATGCGGAGGCGGTCCTGCTGATCGAGCTCGACGGGCTCTTCTCCTCGATGAAGCCGCTTGAGAAAATGATTCGGGACATCTGCGAGAAAAACCGATGCAGTGATTTCCGCATGGCCGAAACCGAGGCGGAGCGGGCGAGCCTGTGGAAGGGGAGGAAGAACGCTTTCGGGGCCTTCGGCGCGATCGCCCCTTGTTACTATTGCCTCGACGGGACGGTGCCGCGTTCCAAGCTGGCCCAGGTGCTCGAGGAGTTCGATCAGATAGGCAGGGAACATGGATTCCGAATCACCAATGTGTTTCATGCGGGGGATGGAAGCCTCCATCCCAATGTCTTGTTTGACGACCGCAATCCGGGCGAGACCGAGCGGGCCATCGCGTGCGGTGCGGACGTGCTGCGCGCCTGCATCCGGGCGGGCGGCGTGCTCTCGGGCGAGCACGGGATCGGGATCGAAAAAATCCGGGAGATGCGCGATCAGTTCGATGCGGAAACCCTCTCCGGGATGGAGCGGCTCCGCGATGCGATCGACCCGGAGGGCCTGCTCAATCCCGGCAAATTAATCCCCGGCGGGGAGGTCGAGTTTCCCGTCGCCCAGCGGGGCGGGATCACCCGGATGCCGGCGGGGATCTCCAAGTAA